A single uncultured Cohaesibacter sp. DNA region contains:
- a CDS encoding FCD domain-containing protein: MTIDSSSGERPAPIPKTTHMRRRKRPDIIADLVRDRIMTAGLKVGDRIPSEWVSPEELHVARGTIREALKVLEFQGLVLSKTGPGGGLFVSAIEPDDAIRLLDNLFLADPPSIPNIYALRKVLEPELAASLAGKLSKDEISELQSCIYLYEDEPTSADEEYRQRLAELDFHACLARCCTNQLLGFVCNFLLSLLRDKTECRAIYSEPTPWEMRDTGLNYQVRLLRALKSGEVEFARSLMREHMIEAESFMIKRAVLLRR; encoded by the coding sequence ATGACGATAGACAGCAGTTCCGGCGAGCGTCCCGCTCCCATCCCGAAAACGACCCACATGCGCCGCCGCAAGCGTCCGGATATCATCGCAGATCTTGTGCGCGACCGGATCATGACGGCCGGGTTGAAGGTAGGGGACCGGATTCCGTCCGAATGGGTCTCGCCCGAAGAGTTGCATGTTGCGCGCGGCACGATACGCGAGGCACTCAAGGTGCTTGAATTTCAGGGGCTTGTCTTGAGCAAGACCGGTCCGGGGGGAGGGTTGTTCGTCTCGGCCATCGAGCCCGACGACGCCATTCGCCTGCTCGACAATCTGTTTCTTGCCGATCCACCGTCCATTCCCAACATCTATGCCTTGCGCAAGGTTTTGGAGCCGGAACTAGCCGCCAGCCTCGCGGGTAAGCTTTCGAAAGATGAGATCAGCGAGCTGCAGTCCTGCATCTATCTCTATGAGGATGAGCCAACCTCGGCGGATGAGGAATATCGCCAGCGCCTTGCTGAACTGGACTTTCATGCCTGCCTCGCACGCTGCTGCACCAATCAGCTGCTCGGCTTTGTCTGCAATTTCCTTCTCAGCCTGCTGCGCGACAAGACCGAGTGCCGCGCCATCTATTCCGAGCCGACCCCTTGGGAAATGCGGGACACGGGGCTCAATTATCAGGTCCGGCTTTTGCGAGCCCTGAAGTCGGGCGAGGTCGAGTTCGCCCGCTCCTTAATGCGCGAGCACATGATCGAGGCAGAAAGCTTCATGATCAAACGGGCGGTTCTGCTCAGACGCTGA